A DNA window from Verrucomicrobiia bacterium contains the following coding sequences:
- the hisC gene encoding histidinol-phosphate transaminase: protein MARPLDPNRLVRPLVRRLHAYTPGEQPRTGGLVKLNTNENPYPPSPRVLRAIRAATDWRLRLYPSPTAERLREKLARRHGCAVENVIVGNGSDELLALAVRCFVEPADAVASTGAKAAARATVQYFTPSYSLYPVLADAHGAVRREVPLEADFGLPEPAVGRGPARLEAGAALTLVTTPNAPSGRGYATGALDRLCGAMRGVVVLDEAYVDFADEHAMGLALKHPHVLVARTFSKAYSLCFQRVGYFVGHPVLIGALHKIRDSYNVNGLGQVAAEATLEDPEYYRRTQQRVVATRERLARELAGLGFRVAPSQTNFLWMEPPGPPAEQWRDRLRERRMVVRWFSGTGLNRHLRVTVGTDGEADRFLRAVRGILRERRREDGATERKGGK from the coding sequence ATGGCCCGCCCCCTCGATCCGAACCGCCTGGTGCGTCCGCTGGTGCGCCGGTTGCACGCCTACACGCCGGGGGAGCAGCCCAGGACCGGCGGGCTGGTGAAGTTGAACACCAACGAGAACCCGTACCCGCCGTCCCCGCGGGTCTTGCGGGCGATCCGGGCGGCGACCGACTGGCGGTTGCGGTTGTATCCGTCGCCGACGGCGGAGCGGCTGCGGGAAAAGCTGGCGCGACGGCACGGATGCGCGGTGGAGAACGTCATCGTGGGCAATGGCAGCGACGAACTGCTGGCGCTGGCGGTGCGGTGCTTCGTGGAACCCGCGGATGCGGTGGCGTCCACCGGTGCGAAGGCCGCCGCGCGGGCCACGGTGCAGTACTTCACGCCCAGCTATTCGCTGTACCCGGTGCTGGCGGACGCCCATGGAGCGGTGCGGCGGGAGGTGCCCTTGGAGGCGGATTTCGGATTGCCCGAGCCGGCGGTCGGGCGCGGCCCGGCAAGGCTCGAGGCGGGGGCGGCGCTGACCTTGGTGACGACGCCGAATGCGCCGAGCGGGCGCGGTTATGCGACCGGGGCGCTGGATCGGTTGTGCGGGGCGATGCGCGGGGTGGTTGTGCTGGACGAAGCCTATGTGGACTTTGCCGACGAGCATGCCATGGGGCTGGCCTTGAAGCACCCGCACGTCCTGGTGGCGCGGACGTTCTCCAAGGCGTACTCGCTGTGTTTTCAGCGGGTCGGGTATTTCGTGGGGCACCCGGTTCTGATCGGGGCGCTGCACAAGATCCGCGACAGTTACAACGTGAACGGGCTGGGCCAGGTGGCGGCGGAGGCGACACTGGAGGACCCGGAGTATTACCGGCGGACCCAGCAGCGGGTGGTGGCCACACGGGAGCGGTTGGCGCGGGAACTGGCGGGTCTGGGCTTCCGGGTGGCACCGAGCCAGACGAATTTCCTGTGGATGGAACCTCCGGGGCCGCCGGCGGAACAGTGGCGTGACCGGCTGCGGGAGCGGCGGATGGTGGTGCGCTGGTTTTCGGGAACCGGGCTGAACCGGCACCTGCGGGTGACGGTGGGCACGGACGGGGAGGCGGACCGGTTTCTGCGGGCGGTGCGTGGCATCCTGCGGGAACGGCGTCGGGAGGACGGGGCCACGGAGCGCAAAGGAGGCAAATGA
- the hisD gene encoding histidinol dehydrogenase yields the protein MRLLRHTDDDFEARLAGAAASSSLFDPMVELRARETIEAVMGRGDEALTELTERFDGVRLEPDRFAVSVAERLGASVRVSAELRAAVKEAERNIAAFARRSLRRRWTGVNRHGAKVGEKFDPFRRVGLYIPGGTAPLVSTALMTVTLARVAGCPEIVVCTPPGRDGTVNPALLFAAATAGATEIYKVGGAQAIAAMAVGTGTIRAVDKVFGPGNAYVVAAKRLLFGRVAVDLLPGPSEVLVLADETANPAWVAADLLAQAEHGSGDERVWLVTPSSRLLTAVRREVDRQLAGLARRDYIVRALEAGGWLIHVKSMDHGVRVANQLAPEHCEIHARRAARWADGIVTAGAIFIGSWSPTVLGDYVAGPSHTLPTGGAGRSFAGLTVDQFQHRTSVVEYGKASVKKAEAAVRTFAAIEGLDAHGASASIRLSRR from the coding sequence ATGCGATTGCTGCGGCACACGGACGACGATTTCGAGGCGCGCCTGGCGGGGGCGGCGGCGAGTTCGAGTCTGTTCGATCCGATGGTGGAACTGCGGGCCCGGGAGACGATCGAGGCGGTGATGGGCCGGGGGGACGAGGCGTTGACGGAGCTGACCGAGCGGTTCGACGGGGTGCGGTTGGAGCCGGACCGTTTTGCGGTGAGCGTGGCCGAGCGGCTGGGGGCCTCGGTGCGGGTGAGCGCGGAATTGCGGGCGGCGGTGAAGGAGGCGGAGCGCAACATCGCGGCATTCGCCCGTCGTTCCCTGCGGCGCCGCTGGACCGGGGTGAACCGGCACGGGGCGAAGGTGGGGGAGAAGTTCGACCCGTTCCGGCGGGTGGGGTTGTACATCCCCGGGGGGACGGCGCCGCTGGTGTCCACGGCGCTGATGACGGTGACCCTGGCGCGTGTGGCGGGGTGTCCTGAGATCGTGGTCTGCACGCCGCCCGGGCGGGACGGCACGGTGAATCCGGCACTGCTGTTCGCGGCGGCGACGGCGGGGGCGACGGAGATCTACAAGGTGGGCGGGGCGCAGGCCATCGCGGCGATGGCGGTGGGAACCGGGACGATCCGGGCGGTGGACAAGGTGTTCGGGCCCGGCAATGCGTACGTGGTGGCGGCGAAGCGGCTCCTATTCGGGCGCGTGGCGGTGGATTTGCTGCCGGGTCCGAGCGAGGTGCTGGTGCTGGCGGACGAGACGGCCAACCCGGCGTGGGTGGCGGCGGATCTGCTGGCCCAGGCGGAACATGGATCGGGGGACGAGCGGGTATGGCTGGTGACGCCCTCGAGCCGGTTGCTCACGGCGGTTCGGCGGGAGGTGGACCGGCAACTGGCGGGCCTGGCGCGACGGGACTACATCGTGCGTGCCCTCGAGGCGGGCGGCTGGCTGATCCACGTGAAATCGATGGACCACGGGGTGCGGGTGGCGAACCAACTGGCGCCCGAGCATTGCGAGATTCACGCGCGCCGCGCCGCCCGCTGGGCCGATGGCATCGTGACGGCAGGGGCGATCTTCATCGGCTCATGGTCCCCGACCGTGCTGGGGGATTACGTGGCGGGACCGAGTCATACGCTGCCCACCGGGGGCGCGGGCCGGTCGTTCGCGGGTCTCACGGTGGACCAGTTCCAACACCGGACCAGCGTGGTCGAGTACGGCAAGGCGTCGGTGAAGAAGGCGGAGGCGGCGGTGCGGACCTTTGCCGCCATCGAAGGGCTCGATGCGCACGGCGCGTCGGCCTCGATCCGGTTGAGCCGACGTTGA
- a CDS encoding selenium-binding protein, with the protein MQSILNDPHPHRIPSLPALVAGLGLLAFPARADETCMSPYMPRITGQEEFVYVWTLGDESIGDGSDKLVTVGVKPGRTYGQVLHSVSVGSRNEAHHGGFTDDRRQLWLAGLETSRIFIFDVHTDPARPSLIRIIDDFAEKTGGAVGPHGAYALPGRVLIPCLSNTSDLGGRTALVEYSNEGNFIATHWMPTQSDPRGAAIESVADGYGYDARVLPRKNVMLSSSFTGWSNYTMDFAQMVQDPEAMKRFGQTMVLWDFHARQPRKVFHVPGAPLEIRWAWGPTHNYAFTASALTSKLWLVYEDADTREWQAREVADIGDPSQLPLPVDISLSSDDSTLFVSCFGDGKVRVFDVSNPHRPRQTYEESIGRQVNMVSQSWDGRRLYFTSSLLARWDKKGEDNEQYFKAYRWNGRRLRHQFTLDFAKLELGRPHHMLFGSTQLFK; encoded by the coding sequence ATGCAATCCATCCTCAATGACCCCCATCCCCACCGCATCCCGTCCCTTCCGGCCCTCGTCGCCGGTCTCGGCCTGCTCGCCTTCCCGGCCCGCGCCGACGAAACCTGCATGTCCCCCTACATGCCCCGCATCACCGGCCAGGAGGAGTTCGTCTATGTCTGGACCCTCGGCGATGAATCCATCGGCGACGGCTCCGACAAGCTGGTCACCGTCGGGGTCAAACCCGGACGCACCTACGGTCAGGTCCTCCACTCCGTCTCCGTCGGCTCCCGCAACGAGGCGCACCACGGCGGCTTCACCGACGATCGCCGCCAGCTCTGGCTCGCCGGCCTCGAAACCAGCCGCATCTTCATCTTCGATGTCCATACCGACCCGGCCCGGCCCAGCCTGATCCGCATCATCGATGACTTCGCCGAGAAGACCGGCGGTGCCGTCGGACCCCACGGCGCCTACGCCCTCCCGGGACGCGTCCTGATCCCCTGCCTGTCCAACACCTCCGACCTCGGCGGCCGCACCGCCCTCGTCGAGTACAGCAACGAGGGCAACTTCATCGCCACCCACTGGATGCCCACCCAGTCGGACCCCCGCGGCGCCGCGATCGAGTCGGTGGCCGACGGCTACGGCTACGACGCCCGGGTCCTGCCCCGGAAGAACGTCATGCTCAGCTCGTCCTTCACCGGCTGGTCCAACTACACCATGGACTTCGCCCAGATGGTCCAGGACCCCGAGGCCATGAAGCGCTTCGGTCAAACCATGGTCCTCTGGGATTTCCACGCCCGCCAGCCGCGCAAGGTCTTCCATGTCCCGGGCGCCCCCCTCGAGATCCGCTGGGCCTGGGGTCCCACCCACAACTACGCCTTCACCGCCTCCGCCCTCACCTCGAAGCTCTGGCTCGTGTACGAGGATGCCGACACCCGCGAATGGCAGGCCAGGGAGGTTGCCGACATCGGCGATCCGTCCCAGCTCCCGCTCCCCGTGGACATCAGCCTCAGCTCGGACGATTCCACCCTCTTCGTAAGCTGCTTCGGCGACGGCAAGGTCCGTGTCTTCGATGTCTCCAACCCCCACCGGCCCCGCCAGACCTACGAGGAATCCATCGGGCGCCAGGTCAACATGGTGTCGCAGAGCTGGGACGGCCGGCGCCTCTACTTCACCAGCTCGCTCCTCGCCCGCTGGGACAAGAAGGGCGAAGACAACGAACAGTACTTCAAGGCCTACCGCTGGAACGGACGCCGCCTCCGCCACCAGTTCACCCTCGACTTCGCCAAACTCGAACTCGGACGGCCCCACCACATGCTCTTCGGCTCGACCCAGCTCTTCAAGTAA
- a CDS encoding SCO family protein, giving the protein MPHVHPPHPAGLHVRTRLLAARIALALLALPPALPADDGLAALEGFSYQPPQPGTYTLPVIKPAADGQVIDHTGQTRSLHDLTRGAVTVMSFIYTRCASPRACPFATGVLNQIHEVAGARPEFAGRLRLISMSFDPENDTARRMSDYSRWARERSVPVDWHFLTTRSATELNPILDAYGQAVNRRSNPRDPQGPLHHTLRVFLIDAEGRIRNIYSSDTLDPRLVLTDIRTLLIESGTAASPTAG; this is encoded by the coding sequence ATGCCCCACGTCCATCCTCCGCACCCGGCCGGGCTCCATGTCCGAACCCGCCTCCTCGCCGCCCGGATCGCCCTCGCCCTGTTGGCCCTGCCGCCGGCTCTCCCCGCCGACGACGGCCTCGCCGCCCTGGAAGGATTCTCCTACCAGCCGCCGCAGCCCGGCACCTACACCCTGCCCGTCATCAAACCCGCCGCCGACGGCCAGGTCATCGACCACACCGGCCAGACCCGCTCCCTGCACGACCTGACCCGCGGCGCGGTCACGGTGATGAGCTTCATCTACACCCGCTGCGCCTCGCCCCGGGCCTGTCCCTTCGCCACCGGGGTGCTCAACCAGATCCATGAGGTGGCCGGCGCCCGGCCCGAGTTCGCCGGGCGCCTGCGCCTCATCAGCATGAGCTTCGACCCGGAGAACGACACCGCCCGCCGCATGTCGGACTACTCCCGCTGGGCCCGCGAACGCAGCGTCCCCGTGGACTGGCACTTCCTCACCACCCGCTCCGCCACGGAACTCAACCCGATCCTCGACGCCTACGGTCAGGCGGTGAACCGGCGTTCCAATCCCCGCGATCCGCAGGGGCCCCTCCACCACACCCTCCGCGTCTTCCTCATCGACGCCGAAGGCCGCATCCGGAACATCTACAGCTCCGACACCCTCGACCCCAGGCTGGTGCTGACCGACATCCGTACCCTCCTCATCGAGTCCGGCACCGCAGCCTCCCCCACGGCCGGTTGA
- a CDS encoding sigma-70 family RNA polymerase sigma factor, whose protein sequence is MASSDPHPAPDPLGVPGEVTRLMTAIESGDPSASEQLLPLVYRELRGLAAARLAREQPGQTLQATALVHEAWLRLVGGEPRHWNSRGHFFGAAAEAMRRLLIENARRKRSLKRGGDLERVNWSQVRLAVETDDDRLIALHEALERLEADDPQAAQLVKLRFFAGLTGPQTAQALGLAERTAARLWAYARAWLLRELQADAPTQWPRD, encoded by the coding sequence ATGGCATCTTCCGATCCGCACCCGGCCCCGGATCCGCTGGGTGTCCCCGGCGAGGTCACCCGCCTGATGACCGCGATCGAATCCGGGGATCCGTCGGCGTCGGAACAGCTCCTGCCCCTCGTCTATCGCGAACTCCGCGGCCTCGCCGCCGCCCGGCTCGCCCGCGAGCAACCCGGCCAGACCCTTCAGGCCACCGCCCTCGTCCACGAAGCCTGGCTCCGCCTCGTCGGCGGCGAACCCCGCCACTGGAACAGCCGCGGCCACTTCTTCGGCGCCGCCGCCGAGGCCATGCGCCGCCTCCTCATCGAGAACGCCCGCCGCAAACGCAGCCTCAAACGCGGCGGCGACCTCGAACGCGTCAACTGGTCCCAGGTCCGGCTTGCCGTCGAAACCGACGACGACCGCCTCATCGCCCTCCACGAAGCCCTGGAACGACTCGAAGCCGACGACCCCCAGGCCGCCCAACTGGTCAAGCTCCGCTTCTTCGCCGGCCTCACCGGTCCCCAGACCGCCCAGGCCCTCGGCCTCGCCGAACGCACCGCCGCCCGCCTCTGGGCCTATGCCCGCGCCTGGCTCCTCCGCGAACTCCAGGCTGACGCCCCCACCCAGTGGCCCCGCGACTGA
- a CDS encoding serine/threonine protein kinase, whose protein sequence is MAPRLTRRRFPPNPPMPAPERDLFLQALELGTPADRLAFLDRACRDQPALRERVEGLLHCHLQAGDFLDGASSEAPPPPDPLSEGPGTVIGRYKLLEKIGEGGFGVVYMAEQREPVKRRVALKIIKLGMDTRQVVGRFEAERQALALMDHPNIARVLDGGATATGRPYFVMELVRGVPITQFCDEQRLDPADRLELFIEVCAALQHAHQKGIIHRDIKPSNVLVTLHDDRPVPKVIDFGIAKAMQGELTDKTVFTRFHEFLGTPAYMSPEQTQLSGLDVDTRTDIYALGVLLYELLTGRTPFDARELLTASLEEIRRRIRDEEPARPSTRLRALPPPDADTVARNRRSYPARLALSLRGDLDWIVLKCLEKDRARRYDSTGALVLDLRRHLRDEPVTAVKPSFSYRASKLLRRHRTAFAVAAGFLLLLVAATVVSSAFALRAFRAERATRQEAAVKDAVHRFLNDDLFNHGDIVPGSDRQVTLRTLLDRASDQLNPRLGDQPAIEAAIRSTLGRTYYNLGEYAAAEAQWRAALELHLQLAGERDRRTLLARSDLSRALISLDRRTEALEAAQQVLALARSQFRPRDPLLVKFLSRLASACYRIGDADGARAAAAEAIALAEASPGVEVADVANALDILGRMIGRTGDLEGGERYVRQALERVRTALGDSHPLTIRYSNRLGAYLYNVGIKTGEAESLYRTSLTRQQQAFGDAHPITHVVRANLALLYAYREPHRPHLALDQWLAILAHHPPDQPDTNLLARIRTVLDRLPPDTLAPPPGWHSQPWRLQTYPPPPGWSHRDFDDRYWSPHPPTGRSEVWMRQTLTLDEPPGTTPFLVLRSPGTFDIFLNGIPVVAGAVVPESAFRLIPFPDTARATLRPGRNLLALHVRDRSLDGPVHLDILHTPGSDL, encoded by the coding sequence GTGGCCCCGCGACTGACCCGCCGTCGCTTCCCCCCCAACCCGCCGATGCCCGCCCCCGAACGCGACCTCTTCCTCCAGGCCCTCGAACTCGGGACGCCCGCCGACCGCCTGGCCTTCCTCGACCGCGCCTGCCGCGATCAACCCGCCCTCCGCGAACGCGTCGAGGGACTCCTCCACTGCCATCTCCAGGCCGGCGACTTCCTCGATGGCGCCTCCTCCGAGGCCCCGCCACCGCCCGATCCCCTCTCCGAGGGACCCGGCACCGTCATCGGCCGCTACAAGCTCCTCGAAAAAATCGGCGAAGGCGGCTTCGGCGTCGTGTACATGGCCGAACAGCGCGAGCCCGTGAAACGCCGCGTCGCCCTCAAGATCATCAAGCTCGGCATGGACACCCGCCAGGTGGTGGGCCGCTTCGAGGCCGAACGTCAGGCCCTCGCCCTCATGGACCATCCGAATATCGCGCGGGTCCTCGACGGCGGCGCCACCGCCACCGGCCGCCCCTACTTCGTCATGGAACTCGTCCGCGGCGTCCCCATCACCCAGTTCTGCGACGAACAACGCCTCGACCCCGCCGACCGCCTCGAACTCTTCATCGAGGTCTGCGCCGCCCTCCAGCACGCCCACCAGAAGGGCATCATCCATCGCGACATCAAACCCTCCAACGTCCTCGTCACCCTCCACGACGACCGCCCCGTCCCCAAGGTCATCGACTTCGGCATCGCCAAGGCCATGCAGGGCGAACTCACCGACAAGACGGTCTTCACCCGCTTCCACGAGTTCCTCGGCACCCCGGCCTACATGAGCCCCGAGCAAACCCAGCTCAGCGGCCTCGATGTCGATACCCGCACCGACATCTACGCCCTCGGCGTCCTGCTCTACGAACTGCTCACCGGCCGCACGCCCTTCGATGCCCGCGAACTCCTCACCGCCAGCCTCGAGGAAATCCGCCGCCGCATCCGGGACGAGGAACCCGCCCGCCCTTCCACCCGTCTCCGCGCCCTGCCCCCGCCCGACGCCGACACCGTCGCCCGCAATCGCCGTTCCTATCCCGCCCGCCTCGCCCTTTCCCTCCGCGGCGACCTCGACTGGATCGTTCTCAAGTGCCTCGAGAAGGATCGCGCCCGCCGCTACGACTCCACAGGCGCCCTCGTCCTCGATCTTCGCCGCCATCTCCGCGACGAACCCGTGACCGCCGTCAAGCCGAGCTTCTCCTACCGCGCCTCCAAACTCCTCCGCCGCCATCGCACCGCCTTCGCCGTGGCCGCCGGGTTCCTCCTCCTCCTCGTCGCAGCCACCGTCGTCAGCAGCGCCTTCGCCCTCCGCGCCTTCCGCGCCGAACGCGCCACCCGGCAGGAGGCCGCCGTCAAGGACGCCGTCCACCGCTTCCTCAACGACGACCTCTTCAACCACGGCGACATCGTCCCCGGCTCCGACCGTCAGGTGACCCTCCGCACCCTCCTCGATCGCGCCAGCGACCAGCTCAACCCCCGTCTCGGCGATCAACCCGCCATCGAGGCCGCCATCCGCTCCACCCTCGGACGCACCTACTACAATCTCGGCGAATACGCCGCCGCCGAGGCCCAGTGGCGCGCCGCCCTCGAACTCCACCTCCAGCTCGCCGGAGAACGCGACCGCCGCACCCTCCTCGCCCGGAGTGACCTCTCCCGGGCCCTCATCTCCCTCGACCGGCGCACAGAGGCCCTCGAAGCCGCCCAGCAGGTCCTCGCCCTCGCCCGCTCCCAGTTCCGCCCCCGCGACCCGCTCCTCGTGAAGTTCCTCAGCCGTCTCGCCTCCGCCTGCTACCGGATCGGTGACGCCGACGGCGCCCGCGCCGCCGCCGCCGAAGCGATCGCCCTCGCCGAGGCCTCACCCGGAGTCGAGGTCGCCGACGTCGCCAACGCCCTCGACATCCTCGGCCGCATGATCGGTCGCACCGGCGACCTCGAAGGCGGCGAACGTTACGTCCGCCAGGCCCTCGAACGCGTCCGCACCGCCCTCGGCGATTCCCATCCCCTCACCATCCGCTACTCCAACCGCCTCGGCGCCTACCTCTACAACGTCGGCATCAAGACCGGGGAGGCCGAATCCCTCTACCGCACCTCCCTGACCCGGCAGCAACAGGCGTTCGGCGACGCCCACCCCATCACCCACGTCGTCCGTGCCAACCTCGCCCTTCTCTACGCCTACCGGGAACCTCACCGCCCCCATCTCGCCCTCGACCAGTGGCTCGCCATCCTCGCCCATCACCCTCCCGACCAGCCTGACACCAATCTCCTCGCCCGGATCCGCACCGTCCTCGACCGGCTGCCTCCCGACACCCTCGCCCCGCCTCCCGGCTGGCACTCCCAACCCTGGCGCCTCCAAACCTACCCGCCACCCCCCGGCTGGTCCCATCGCGACTTCGATGACCGCTACTGGTCCCCCCATCCCCCAACCGGCCGGTCCGAAGTCTGGATGCGACAGACCCTCACCCTGGATGAACCCCCGGGCACCACCCCCTTCCTCGTCCTCCGCAGCCCCGGCACCTTCGACATCTTCCTCAATGGCATCCCCGTCGTCGCCGGCGCCGTGGTCCCCGAATCCGCCTTCCGCCTCATCCCCTTCCCCGACACCGCCCGCGCCACCCTCCGTCCCGGACGCAACCTCCTCGCCCTCCACGTCCGCGATCGATCCCTCGACGGCCCCGTCCACCTCGACATCCTCCACACCCCGGGATCGGATCTCTGA